GATCTCTCTCCCTGTCAGTCGATGGCGCTACTTGCAGGATTACAAATAGGTGGGAGTGTTTAATGTAATGTAGTCATCCCGTAGTCGGCTAAATCTGTACTAAGTTTACTTGGACtttatgtattttgtaaaacaACGACTGAtaaattatgatacatgtatgtcaaagaaaTCATAGAAACTCGTCAACAAAACTAAGTTAGGATAAAggtcacagtccctctatcacagtcCGTGATACACTAGAGGGACTGTGGGATAATCTAGTCGTTCTAGTATTAAAGTCGTAACAGTATTCTGGCGATGTCCCTGTGGTGATCCTCAGACCACCAAATGACCTGAAGGTGACCCAAACGAGTATTGTTGTAGTCAAAGTCCAAAGAGTAGTTAGACAATCGATAATGGTTGACCTTGACCACTGGGCCTAATATATACACTGGCACGACAACTCAGTACTGCTGGGATAGGTTCCAGGTTTTGGTATCCTCTTGCACGGCGCTTTATACTAACGgtatcatcgtcgcaaaccacgccCTGTCTCCCACAGACTTATTACTAATATGTCAAAATGTAGTGGCAGAAATAATAAcgctggtttgcgagaatgtacgGTATCTATATAAGGTATGATAGCTTTAACGGAATATACCTTAAACGCCCACCGTAAACAGGCTACTAGTATATAAAGGTTTTAGAGATTCTTAGCTTTTTACTAGACGGAAGTGGACACTAACTTGTAAATTGTAACCTTCTTGTAAGTCCTGACTTACTAGTATTACTCCGTCTGCAAtactatgtatactatgtataacTTTATATCAAATTCGATACTTACTCTAACTTTGACGATTATTTTTCCAGGGGCGGGAGGGCGACCACCACACTAAATTAGGACAGTCACAGCCAGGGGTCAGTTCGATTATACTGTGTTGGAGGCTGACGTCACCACAGGTGAACCATGTTAATAGATGGGTCACACCACCACGCTTAACTTGTTCACAACATATTACTAGTACCTACTAATATTACACATGTTAGCAGTATGTGAACAGGACTGGAGCAATGTAGTATCATGTTAAACAGGGCAGCAACACACGAGACAGATGGGAAATCATCACATTTGCTTCATCTCAATATGATTACTTTTCCACCAATCATAGAGTGTGTTAAAGGTAGGCGAGTCAAAGAcattttttgtctttattaaaaattcatgataaatgaataattcattcatttaatttgtaacaaattacTAGTACGCAACAAATATATAAACCAGTATTTGAGACAATCATTAGTAATTCAGACACAATATAAATTAATatcataaattgtttatttcatagaTATGTTGGCATATTAGTTACATTCtcaaatgacctttgacctttcttAATAATTGATACATTACACACTTGATTGAAACATAACTGACTCTTCATTAAAatgattcaaatcaaaatcaaacctcCATTTCATAATCCACAGAGTCACATAATACTATTATTTGGTGTAATATAAATCATGTCATATTTAGCGGATTTTAAAACTTGATTTGCAGACAATTGgaataattttatatatgtaaGACCAACCTGACATCAATCCTGAAAGATCCAGGTGTTCAGTATATCAATTACTTtgcatgtatatttacatatatatatatttccaattaatttgttgttgttcctCATAATTACTGTATAACTGGTTACTGGTCTCTTTGGAAAACAAGGAAGCCTTCTTCCACAAAAtcttgaaaagttttaaaatatcatCATTATATAAATGTCAtctaatatataatatcatCTAATATCATCTAATATCATGAGAAACATTGGCATTAtctaacttttcaaaatatacaaatgattgATCCTGTTTGTTTCAACAATTTCACATTGACTCTTCTATAAAATTAATTGGTTGGATCCTGGAATTCTTTTAAACTAAGAAAAATAGTAGGCAAAATATACTTTCAGACATCTGTAGATATTGAAGAACACTGGCAATGCATAGAAATTGAAGGTAGCAACAACCTTGGCAATGCATACAATTGAAGGTAGCAACAACCTTGGCAATGCATAGAAATTGAAGGTAGCAACAACCTTGGCAATGCATACAATTGAAGGTAGCAACAACCTTGGCAATGCATAGAAATTGAAGGTAGCAACAACCTTAACCTTGGCAAtgcataataatgaaaataatgaacgTAAACTTTTAGGATGTaaactcataaaaacatgtattttaaagATATCTAACAAGGAATGTGTTAAAATAACTCATGCTAGTGAGTTGTAGAACTATGttcaaataaatttaaactttgGTTGAATTTTTCTCTCTTGTGCATGAAGAAAATTGTATGTTGAAACAAGATTTCCCTGATATCTAATACACAAATTGATTTAACGAGACAATGTTAAAGATGAGAAGGTTAAATGGTGCTTTACTAAGTAAGATGATGTGCAAATTggacaaatatatattatttctcaaaatgttgacaatgtGTGTTATTACCTGTTATGGTGTTTCCAATTAAAGTATGAATGACAAACTACTGTAAAATATTGCCAAAATGGGTCTGTTTTTATACGGCAGAATTTAGTAGGTAAGATCAAAGATGTGCCACAATTGTGCACGTCATTACTGATAACGTCAATcgtaacaaatttcaaatttggggCCTCTTAGAGTTACAGAGGTTTGTTGTCTAATACATCACTCAGTACATCTAGCCATGACGATATCTACCAAAAGACAAGGTTAATTTGCAACAATGAATATTGAGTACCTATTTGTTGGCATTATCAAAGCaaactgttattcaactttgtCACTCTGTTGGCAATATTTTGAGTCTAACTACTGTAGCTAAATCTATGTCAATGTATCTGGGCAAGTGCAGCaaagtatcaatatgttgcagtacttcATTGTTCATACTTCAATTGGAAGCACTGCAGCATCAGGGCAAGTGCAGTaaagtatcaatatgttgcagtaatTCATCATTCATACTTCGATTGGAAGCACTGCAGCATCAGGGCAAGTGCAGTaaagtatcaatatgttgcagtacttcATAGTTCATACTTCAATTGGAAGCACTGCAGCATCAGGGCAAGTGCAGTaaagtatcaatatgttgcagtaatTCATAGTTCATACTTCAATTAAGCACAGTAAGTAAACTGGTTATTACAATAAGTATGAGCtaaattatacatattagtTTGCACATTGATAACTTTGACATAACAGAATGTTTACTATAACAGAGTCAGTTGCAAAAAGGGAACACAGactatgaaaaataaaataatgtcataCTGTAAAAGTGTCACATACAGTCTGCATTTAATTTGCATTCCCTTGTCCTGACTTGTTATAAAATTTATAATGTATTAATACAAACTATGAGTCTGATAATTTTGTTCATACTTGTCCAGACTTGTTATAAaatttataatgtattattaataCAAACTATGTTTCCgataatttttttcatactTGCATGAAATTTGTTTCAGTCTTAATCCTTCAGCACTAGCTATAACTATAAGGGGATGGACTTGATTAGTTACTTAATAACTACTTCCAATCTCCTCTTTCCCGTTATCATATAGTTTTATTGTTGCCTTGCATATTGTATGTttaaatattgggaaataaatcatattattattattattattattattattataactgaGATATTACTTTTTGGATCAGACACccaacaatgtattcactgaaaattctATATCAATAATTTAACATTCTAAATGTACAGTATAGTAAGTTGAAAAGATGATTTCTTTGGCTTTCAAAAAGCATTCCATTTGCagctagtacagttttaatgatTACCATATTTATAATGAGTCTATTCAAAATTTAACACAATgcacatcataaaaattgtgtagttctataataatttgaaattcataGGTCATGTTATAATAACTTTGTTGTGTAATTTATGCATACAACTTACACGTAgttattatataaattaatgatatgttaatgatatgctaatttatgaaaatatgtcagtgcagtaaggtcgtatctatATAGGCAGATACGAGCTTACTGCATTGATGCGACGATATATCAAACTTTTAATAAACTTCACAACATTCTTgttttttcatcatcatcatcatcatctggaAATAGATCATTGCTATGGTTACTCAGCTTATCAATGTCTCTTTCTACTTTCTGTACTCGTTCTGAATCAATAGCAGTTGTGAATTCTTTGTCAATAAAATCAAACTGGGATACAGATAAATCATCAATGGTTTCAGGGAGAGGTTTCCCTAGACTTTCTGGAAGGAGATAGTCACAGATACCAGCTGTGAATCCAGTTCCTCCAAAGATCAGGAAAGCTAACATTTCACCCTGGAATGACAGTAAGCAAAGAAAACAGATTTCAGTGCTGGCAATAAGAGTGTGCTAGCATTTGCTTTCTAGATTAGAGAAATTTCAGTTTTTCAGTGATTATTCTTGATTATACCTGGACCCTTTCTGTTCAAACTATAAGTAAAGTGTGATAAATATAACTTAAAGTGTGATAAATATAACTAAAAACAATACTGATATGTCGAAGTCAAGTGGACAACCTCCCACTCACCCACTATAAAAACACTTACAACTATAAACGATGATAAAGCTGACTTTGCAATCATTAATTGCAGTAGTTGTAAATCTGCTCAGCATCATTGCCATTGCCAAATAAATGGCAAATGTGAATCTTCACCTCTCCTCTAACAACACTGTTGGTACTATGGAACATAGGCCAAGTACGTAAGAATATCAGGGAAATACTTACCAATGGTATAACAGCAGGTGCTATGATTCCTCCTACACGCGCTGCCATAGCACATATACCCATACCagtatttctgtatgtataaaTTACAGGATTTGACATATGTGAAGGATACATGATTACGTTGACTTCAACTATGTCATTCAAAGAAATTATGTGATGATTTGACGTTCCGAGGAATGATAAACGTAAGTGGATCTGTAGTGCATATGTGGCTGTCATTTGGTCATATTTGACGAGTGTACAATGttatatgtcacctttgttTCAAGTTTGAATAGAATCACTAACACTTGACTCTTATAAAGTGtttgtgatatgcaagaaatgctTTGATTTTGACGATTGACTTGCCACATACTAACATCCATCAGAAAGAGATCATATTTGTTGGTACATGAATCAAATCCTAAATCATAAGATATTGATGGCACAAAGTgaaatttacaacaaatgtactgtcattcaatcaaattgataaCCTCGCAAAAGTGGCATGCATATGTCAGTCTGTCATGAATATACATTAGTTGAACGAAATCACCCAGAATATGGACATGCACAGATGGAACCCTATTCTGTAGTATACACCATTCTATGCAGTGCCCATCAAGTTTTGAAATCACCCAGAATATGGACATGCACAGATAGAACCCTATTCTGTAGTATACACCATTCTATGCAGTGCCCATCAAAGGTTGAAATCACCCAGAATATGGACATGCACAGATAGAACCCTATTCTATAGTATATACCATTCTATGCAGTGCCCATCAaaggttgaaacatttcaaGTCTATACCACTATAATGACAGTCACAACAATAATTCCATTTATAATGAGCTATCTTACCTGACTACAGTGGGTAGAAGTTCagcactatatatatacataacattaaAAGCTGCTGCAATACCCATCTTTCCAAGCATTGCCATGGAAGTTTTTATGGTTTCTACATGAGCTGAGGAGAAAAGACAAAACTTTAGGACCCCTGACCTCACTGATAGTGGATTATCTAATTACTAATATATCAGTGTCCTAAAGGTTTAATATATAGAATCTGAATATAAAAACACTGTACAAACATATCTTTGAACTAAAACTACAAACTTTCAAAGGCATCTATGAGTTTTGTAACTTGTAGTAAATGTTGTCTTTTTTCAGGTCGATGTACACGGACCTGGAAAGAAGCCAACCCTTCCTTTGTGTGGTGTTGTGATGTACACAAAACGgttaatgaaaacaaaatgataaaatcccTTTCTGTAAACCCACTGCttataaaacatgtacatttcctACACTGATTATCCCCTTGCAGTGTAGAGTGAGTAATCCTAGAAGTGACTTACTCATTTCAGATGGTACTAACAGTACTGCTAGACAGGGGTGACTTACTCATTTCAGGTGGTTCTATTATAAGTAATGCTAGACAGGGGTGACTTACTCATTTCAGGTGGTACTAATAGTAATGCTAGACAGGCTATACCACCAACAATCATACTCCAAAATGTTGTCTTTTTCCTTCCAGCTCTGCAACAAAGCAAATAGAAAAGTACATTTCTACTAAAAGAGTCAAACaatttttggaaaataaattatCTCTGATGTCTTGTTAGCACTGTTGGTGGTGTACTAAAATATGCCACATTCCAATGATCAGAAAAATGAGATATTTCATTGTTTGTccctaggagtgctgtttgcagCCTGCTTTGAAGCCAAAAATAAGGGCTGAAATAGTCGAGTATGGTAGcgtaattgggggggggggggggggggggagacagcAGACTTGTTTGCCATGTTCTCCTTGTGACTACAATTAATTCTTTAACCACTACAGTAATGATCTTTCAAGGACACTAGGAATTCTTTTCACACATTTTGTGCATGGCTTCATGTATTGCCATACAATCAGCTGCCATGACCAAAGAGTAGCTGTCACATACACAAAGGCCATGCCAGGAAACAATGATATTTTCAGAAACTATAAGTTCTGGAGAGtttacatcacctacagttACTTGTGATTTCTTAAGAAATATCATGTTGAGTTTGTGCCTTTATATGGTATCTTTGCCATTagccacattgcatcatgggagtcagcagaaatgctTATTCTtgattgaacaatgaatattcatgattcctaagtgcttattcccCTTTCAGTGTAAATCATCCCTGATGGATATTCATTACTGAACCATGATAATCatttctacatgtattatgttataCTCACCTGTCAAGACACACAATACACATGAAATACGCTGGGAATTCAACAACACCTGACAgcataaaatttaaatatctATTTCCACCAAGATTGCTTGAATTCATTGTTAATCCATAATATACCATACTGCATGTAAACCTGTGAAATTTATAATACAAATTTAGGTTATTTCACCTTGGCCAAAATAATGCTAAACAATGTCTGTTTGTGTTAGTTCATACAAATTGTGTATAATTTTAGAGATTGAGTGATTTACGTACAGAGATAGCAACACCTATACTTACCTACATCAAAATCTGAgagacctaaggggtcttgttactatgagttgctagacaagtagtgacaaaaacccctaaggtcacaagtattttcaagTTGACTGAGAAGAATAATACTGGgtaataatatatttcatgcaaaatctatgaaaatttggaaaaattatggcaatttgaaataaatcttgTACTTTTAGTTCGAATGTCACCAACTTGGTTTGTGTGCGCTACATTTTCTTGGCCGTCACAAGTACAGTATTGACAGGTGTATTTATATCATGATTTACACATGACACAGAAATCACATAGCAGACATCTATAAACTTATCAAAACACAATTAAAACTTACCACGTGTAAATGAGAATTAACATCCTTTTCCGTAATTCTCGATTCCTGAATAAATCCAGGAATCCATATTTTTTTCCTGCACCATTAGGTTTTGCAGATTTTTCCAGGGCATCAAGTTGTAATTTTCCTTTTGTGACCCGTACACCATTTTTATTTGCAATGTAATGAAGGATGTCTTCAGCTTCCTGTATTCTACCTTGTGTGATCAGCCATCTAGGGGATTCTGGGGTCACCCTGCAGGTTAAAGTTCAAAGGTGAAGAGGACTATACCTTGAGATGGTGTGTTTGTGAGACTACATATGGCTATAAATGAAAGTACTGCACAATACCTTAATATTGATTGTGATCGAGTTCTGGGCtctgtgtttattgtgtgtgtgtctgtgtgtgtgtgtgtgtgtgtgtgtgtgtgtgtgtgtgtttattgtgtgtgtgtgtgtgtgtgtgtgtgtgtgcagtgtgtgtgtatgtgtgtgtgtgtgtgtgtgtgcagtgtgtgtatgtgtgagcgagtgtgtgtgagtgagtgagtgagtgtgcatgtgtgtgtgtgtgcagtgtgtgtgtgtatgtgtgagtgtgtgtgagtgagtgagtgtgcgtgtgtgtgtgtgtgtgtgtgtgtgtgtgttgtgtatgtatgtatatacatgtatgtatgtatgtacttaccaATATCCCATTGAAAACAATATCCCTGGTGCACATGTTATTCCAATCAAATATCTCCAATCTCGTACAAGATATGCTACTGAACCGAAGATCTGAAATAAAGAAGTCAGTGATACCAAAGTGATATTAATAACACTAAAAAGAATATTATTAATCTGACATACAAGCAACTGTTTATGACTAAAATTATCTGATCGATAATGATATGTGGAGCAGTAAACTCAAATTGATTATCTCTCACACTATGGTGCCTGCATCATGGTTGTCCATATCATAAAGCCTGCATGGTTGTCTAAATAATAAAGCCTGCATCATGCAGTACATGAAAGCATAtgtctacacacacacagagtgatTCATATACATAGCTATACATACCACTATACCAACAGCAAACTCTACCTGTACCAGTGTCCCTGCAAATGCTCTACGTGATGGTCCTATGGTTTCAGTGGCCAGTATGAATCCTACAAGCCCTACTCCTCCATTGCACATACCAGTAAAACATCTAAGAAATAACAACAGATTAAAGACATTACATCCACTTTGCTTCAAAGTTACACATCTTACCATTATTGTACTGATTGCATATAAAACAAGTTTAGCAAGAAAGTCATGCTGCCTTGTCCTATAGTATGTATTATTTCGCATTTATTAGCACTCTATACTTTCCTCACCAAATATCAAGAAAATTATAATAAAACCCTAGTCTAGTTACTACACATGTAGTCGTTCTCTATGTTCTCTTTCTAACGTATAGTCAAACTGAGAAATTCTATCAAAACTTTAGCTAAATCTCATGCTGGGGAAGTGATGAagagtgcatgtcagtagtaatctatcacatactgacaggcagttgtaattggtttattgcttcattcagtttactacaaactcaacctccagtttgaaagtAAGTCACATGAGAACACGATAATGTCATTGGATTTATATCAATGCTCCGATAGCATAAACTATCACTGTTGGTAGTAAAAAATGGAATTCTGTGTGAGAGAAATCCATGTAACTACAAattggtgatgatgataacatatatacatgtagtattagaCTAATAACTCCTGGcttcatatataatatatttataagtagATGTTTATAGTCAAGGGTCTATCACTAAAGTTTTGTTGTCTCTAcatacaatgtttttgttaaagtggccatatggatgaggattgggtttttattttggaattttaatttatgaaacaattttatcatggcttactacttgaaaatcaatgtgaaacaacatatgctaagtccttgtttgcaactcaataaattgcaaaaaaaattaataaatgtataaaatgtttataaattagattttacacatttttttattatttttttttatagctttttacaatgtattgagttacaaaaagagattggtctatgttgtttcacatcaatttttcaaataggacgtcatggtaaaattgttttattaataaaaaatcctaaataaatacccaatcctcatccatatgaccatttTATGGGCAGTAAGCTGGTAAAATCTGCCTGCATCCTCCAGATATTTTATTGAGGTTCCCCACCACAATTAATGGGatatgtcacatggtatgggCAGCAAAGTCTACCAAATTTCCCTTCTATGTTACCAGGGTATccagaccttagcaaaaaacaccATCATACTGTATGACAATctgaaaatacaatgtaaacagcAACCATATGCTACTTCATTTAAATGACTATGTCATTGCAAGGTGACATATACTGGGGTGAGATTACAGTGTGTTACAATACactataataatagtaacacaCCTGTAGACATTTGTGTAtaaaactatgtcattgcaagGTGACATATACTGGGGTGAGATTACAGTGTGTTACAATACactataataatagtaacacaCCTGTAGACATTTGTGTAtaaaactatgtcattgcaagGTGACATATACTGGGGTGAGATTACAGTGTGTTACAATACACTACAATAATAGTAACACACCTGTAGACACTTGTGTAtaaaactatgtcattgcaagGTGACATATACTAGGGTGAGATTACAGTgtgttacaatacaatacaataatagtaacacACCTGTAGACACTTGTGTATAAAACTATATCATTGCAAGGTGACATATACTGGGGTGAGATTACAGTGTGTTACAATACACTACAATAATAGTAACACACCTGTAGACACTTGTGTAtaaaactatgtcattgcaagGTGACATATACTGGGGTGAGATTACAGTgtgttacaatacaatacaataatagtaacacACCTGTAGACACTTGTGTAtaaaactatgtcattgcaagGTGACATATACTGGGGTGAGATTACAGTgtgttacaatacaatacaataatagtaacacACCTGTAGACATTTGTGTAtaaaactatgtcattgcaagGTGACATATACTGGGATGAGATTACAGTGTGTTACAATACactataataatagtaacacaCCTGTAGACACTTGTGTAtaaaactatgtcattgcaagGTGACATATACTGGGATGAGATTACAGTGTGTTACAATACACTACAATATAGTAACACACCTGTAGACACTTGTGTAtaaaactatgtcattgcaagGTGACATATACTAGGGTGAGATTACAgtgttacaatacaatacaataatagtaacacACCTGTAGACACTTGTGTAtaaaactatgtcattgcaagGTGACATATACTGGGGTGAGATTACAGTGTGTTACAATACactataataatagtaacacaCCTGTAGACACTTGTGTAtaaaactatgtcattgcaagGTGACATATACTAGGGTGAGATTACAgtgttacaatacaatacaataatagtaacacACCTGTAgacatttatgtaaaattaCATATTGTATGACTATCTTTAGTCAGTTTTGTCTTTCAACAACACATCTTGTTCTCTTACAATTGAAAGTAACAGTAATCAACAGGCTATTTTTTGAGACtgcaatatcaaatattttaaagtcgccatgtggatgagaattgggtattctggaattttaattgataaaacaactttacaatttttttgacataaaaaacatgtgaaataacatgtttgtttgtttgtttgtgattcaatgaattacaaaaagtaaaaaaaatgtgtaaaatgtgtaaaaaaaaatgtatacacctttcagctttttgcaatttattaaattatttatctCCTAGGTGATGTCACCTGACTATTGCAAATAGGTGGAGGGTtgtaaccatggttaccattGTGGGATGGATAATGTTCTCAAATTTCACTGGATTTGTGTATTTTCCTATTCTTGTGAATCATTATACTGCTGATATCCAACAGATTCAGACAAAAGATAATTGTTACTGCAGTCACTTcaaaaatagattttaaaaagGTAATATCAATACATTAAAATGCATTCTTACAAGCCACAGCACGTCAGAAACAATGAGATATATACTGAAAGATGTTTTGAACATGCCATACATAGGCCAGTAGTTTGTGCCATTGCTTACATTCTATTCTACTGTACATCTAATAGTATACCTACCTTAGAATTAAAAACATTGTGAATGACGTGGAGGCTGCACTGGCCAAGGAAAACACTGTGATCAGCACTGTACCAATATAAAATGTTTTCCTTCGTCCATGGTTGTCTGACATACTACTAAAAATATAGCTACCAATCAAGACTCCAACCATGTAAATAGACTGAGCTACATTAAGTTTGTAACTTTCATCACAAACTAGATTCCACTATAAAGAATATGAAATAAGAAcgatataaaatatattgttcataattCCAAGAATCATAGGagagtaaaatatagttacttagGAATGGAAAATTAGAAACAAATGCAGCATTTCAATGTCTACTACACATTATGATATGTGGTGaagagtaataaataaaaaaataaataataaataaataaataaataaataaataaataaaaataaataaataaataacaaacaaacaaacaagcaagcaagcaagcaagcaaataaataaataaataaataaataaataaataaataaataaataaataaataaataaatgactacATATTTCTTACATTGTCCCAACATTTTAGTAGTGTACGCAgggactttattgtattgtattcctATTGTGACATTTGGTTACTTAGGATGTAGACattatattattgtattattgtattgtgttgtattggtatttctgacttttaaaaaaaaatcattatataACTACTGAATTTCACTGAACTggataaatatttgtaaaagacGACTCGGAAAAAATACTGAGTGACCAATATTCACCTCTGAGGCAATAGATGTAACCTCTGGACTGTAGACGTATTTGTGACATGGTTTGGCACATATGTGAGGGAGATCTCTTTCATGTGTTCGTCCACGATCACCACAATAAAAGTCCGGTGTAATTCCCGTCATTGCAAGACATAGCATATGAACTGCTGTCCATGTTGAACATATATTAGATACAACAAAAAACTGTACTTTTTGTTGTTTACCAAACTCCCCTACAGTCTTTAAGATCTTGTCAAAATCCATTCTTTCCGTAACCGACGTTTTTGACAGCTGTTTCAACGAATCATCTTCGAGACGATGTTTCGGtgcaatattttgtttcaatcgACGTCGTGGGTTTGGATTCGTACATGAACTCGACATATGCTGCAAAGGGAGCACACAAACAATGTAGTCAACTTAACAACACCTAGTATCGCTGTTTTTAACTGGAAGACTGGCGGTCAGGAGCTAGGAGCAGACGAAATCACACCACAGCTTCCGGTGCTTCTTCAGTGGTCGACGTTGCACTTCCTGTATTGATCGCTCTTCTAAACTTTGTCGGTACACACTTTTATTTACATCTAGGTGTCGAATTGCTAGATAGATTATCTAACACAATCTTTTTGAGATATACTAATTTTGCGAAATATAACTGCCGACATAAACAACCGAATGAAAT
This is a stretch of genomic DNA from Glandiceps talaboti chromosome 9, keGlaTala1.1, whole genome shotgun sequence. It encodes these proteins:
- the LOC144440045 gene encoding solute carrier family 22 member 15-like, whose product is MDFDKILKTVGEFGKQQKVQFFVVSNICSTWTAVHMLCLAMTGITPDFYCGDRGRTHERDLPHICAKPCHKYVYSPEVTSIASEWNLVCDESYKLNVAQSIYMVGVLIGSYIFSSMSDNHGRRKTFYIGTVLITVFSLASAASTSFTMFLILRCFTGMCNGGVGLVGFILATETIGPSRRAFAGTLVQVEFAVGIVIFGSVAYLVRDWRYLIGITCAPGILFSMGYWVTPESPRWLITQGRIQEAEDILHYIANKNGVRVTKGKLQLDALEKSAKPNGAGKKYGFLDLFRNRELRKRMLILIYTWFTCSMVYYGLTMNSSNLGGNRYLNFMLSGVVEFPAYFMCIVCLDRAGRKKTTFWSMIVGGIACLALLLVPPEMTHVETIKTSMAMLGKMGIAAAFNVMYIYSAELLPTVVRNTGMGICAMAARVGGIIAPAVIPLGEMLAFLIFGGTGFTAGICDYLLPESLGKPLPETIDDLSVSQFDFIDKEFTTAIDSERVQKVERDIDKLSNHSNDLFPDDDDDDEKTRML